In Arthrobacter sp. SLBN-112, a genomic segment contains:
- a CDS encoding bifunctional proline dehydrogenase/L-glutamate gamma-semialdehyde dehydrogenase — protein MTHVAMEPAVAVAATPQTVDVDVPQAKALADEAVTLVRRWLTEASKVPVDASAQQLAGVLKDPNGLEFTVGFVDGVVRPEDVNVAAHNLAALAPKVPAFLPWYMRSAVALGGTMAPVLPQVVIPVARRVLREMVGHLIVDATDAKLGPAIAKIKKDGVKLNVNLLGEAVLGEHEASRRLEGTHTLLARPDVDYVSIKVSSTVAPHSAWAFDEAVEHVVDKLTPLFQRAASFAGPGKKAKFINLDMEEYKDLDMTIAVFTRILDKPEFKDLEAGIVLQAYLPDALSAMIRLQDWAAGRRANGGAGIKVRVVKGANLPMEQVESSLHDWPLATWGSKQDSDTSYKRVINYALHPDRIKNIRIGVAGHNLFDIAFAWLLAKQRGVESGIEFEMLLGMAQGQAEAVKKDVGSLLLYTPVVHPAEFDVAIAYLIRRLEEGASQENFMSAVFELSENEGLFEREKQRFLASLEALDNTVPLPNRRQDRNLAPEALPRTGFGNTPDTDPALPANRTWGRAILERVPSSTLGNAAVEAAFINDEAALTSAIETAIEKGKAWGALSGDERAEILHRAGDILEARRADLLEVMASETGKTIDQGDPEVSEAVDFAHYYAESARKLDAVDGATFVPAKLTVVTPPWNFPVAIPAGSTLAALAAGSAVVIKPAKQAARSGAVMVEALWEAGVPKDVLTMVQLGERELGRQLISHPAVDRVILTGGYETAELFRSFRKDLPLLAETSGKNAIIVTPSADLDLAAKDVAYSAFGHAGQKCSAASLVILVGSVAKSKRFHNQLIDAVTSLKVGYPQDPTSQMGPIIEPANGKLLNALTTLGEGEDWAVEPKKLDDTGRLWSPGVRYGVKRGSYFHLTEFFGPVLGVMTAETLEEAIAIQNQIEYGLTAGLHSLNSEELGIWLDTIQAGNLYVNRGITGAIVQRQPFGGWKKSAVGAGTKAGGPNYLAGLGDWAPATSTATAAVTHAGVRRILDAAGPAIEAAGLESLHRALASDAAAWAEEFGTAKDVSGLSAERNIFRYRNLPVTIRLSEGAPLAHLVRTVAAGVLAGSALTVSTGVELPAQLRAVLTAQDIEVTVESDAGWLASAGRLASAGKLSGGRIRLIGGDASALADATGGRPDLAVYAHPVTEAGRVELLPFLHEQAVSITAHRFGTPNHLSDALI, from the coding sequence CCTTCCTGCCCTGGTACATGCGCAGCGCCGTGGCGCTCGGCGGCACCATGGCCCCCGTCCTGCCCCAGGTGGTCATCCCCGTGGCCCGCAGGGTCCTGCGCGAAATGGTGGGCCACCTGATCGTTGACGCCACCGACGCCAAGCTTGGCCCCGCCATCGCCAAGATCAAGAAGGACGGCGTCAAGCTCAACGTCAACCTGCTCGGCGAGGCAGTCCTCGGCGAGCACGAGGCCTCCCGCCGGCTCGAAGGCACGCACACCCTGCTGGCCCGCCCCGACGTCGACTACGTCTCCATCAAGGTCTCCTCCACTGTGGCCCCGCATTCCGCCTGGGCCTTCGACGAAGCCGTGGAGCACGTGGTGGACAAGCTCACTCCGCTGTTCCAGCGCGCTGCCTCCTTCGCCGGCCCCGGTAAAAAGGCCAAGTTCATCAACCTGGACATGGAGGAATACAAGGACCTGGACATGACCATCGCGGTCTTCACCAGGATCCTTGACAAGCCGGAGTTCAAGGACCTCGAAGCCGGCATCGTGCTCCAGGCCTACCTCCCGGACGCACTGTCCGCCATGATCCGGCTGCAGGACTGGGCCGCCGGGCGCCGCGCCAACGGCGGAGCCGGCATCAAGGTCCGCGTGGTCAAGGGCGCCAACCTCCCCATGGAGCAGGTGGAATCTTCCCTGCACGATTGGCCGCTGGCCACCTGGGGTTCCAAACAGGATTCGGACACCAGCTACAAGCGGGTCATCAACTATGCGCTGCACCCGGACCGGATCAAGAACATCCGGATCGGCGTGGCCGGCCACAACCTGTTCGACATCGCCTTCGCCTGGCTGCTGGCCAAGCAACGCGGTGTGGAATCCGGCATCGAATTCGAGATGCTGCTGGGCATGGCGCAGGGCCAGGCGGAAGCCGTCAAGAAGGACGTCGGCTCCCTGCTGCTCTACACCCCGGTGGTCCACCCGGCCGAGTTCGACGTCGCCATCGCCTACCTGATCCGCCGCCTGGAAGAGGGGGCCAGCCAGGAAAACTTCATGTCGGCAGTGTTCGAGCTCAGCGAAAACGAGGGCCTGTTCGAGCGCGAAAAGCAGCGCTTCCTCGCCTCGCTGGAAGCCCTGGACAACACCGTTCCGCTGCCCAACCGCCGGCAGGACCGGAATCTGGCTCCGGAGGCCTTGCCTCGCACCGGCTTCGGAAACACCCCCGATACCGACCCCGCGCTGCCCGCCAACCGCACCTGGGGCCGTGCCATCCTGGAGCGCGTCCCGTCCTCCACCCTGGGCAACGCCGCCGTCGAGGCCGCTTTCATCAACGACGAAGCCGCGCTCACCTCAGCCATCGAAACCGCCATCGAGAAGGGCAAGGCCTGGGGCGCCCTGTCCGGCGACGAGCGGGCGGAGATCCTGCACCGTGCCGGCGACATCCTCGAGGCCCGCCGCGCCGACCTCCTGGAGGTCATGGCCAGCGAAACCGGCAAGACCATCGACCAGGGTGATCCCGAGGTCAGCGAGGCAGTGGACTTCGCGCACTACTACGCCGAGTCCGCACGCAAGCTGGACGCGGTCGACGGCGCCACGTTCGTCCCAGCCAAGCTCACCGTGGTGACCCCGCCGTGGAACTTCCCGGTCGCCATCCCGGCAGGGTCCACGCTGGCGGCACTCGCCGCCGGCTCCGCCGTCGTCATCAAACCTGCCAAGCAGGCCGCCCGCAGCGGTGCCGTCATGGTGGAAGCGCTGTGGGAAGCCGGTGTCCCGAAGGACGTCCTGACCATGGTGCAGCTGGGGGAGCGGGAGCTCGGCCGGCAGCTGATCAGCCACCCGGCCGTGGACCGCGTGATCCTCACCGGCGGCTACGAAACCGCCGAACTGTTCCGGTCCTTCCGCAAGGACCTGCCGCTGCTGGCCGAAACCAGCGGCAAGAACGCCATCATCGTCACTCCCAGTGCAGACCTGGACCTGGCAGCCAAGGACGTGGCCTACTCCGCGTTCGGCCACGCCGGCCAGAAATGCTCCGCGGCCTCACTGGTGATCCTGGTGGGCTCCGTGGCAAAGTCCAAGCGGTTCCACAACCAGCTGATTGACGCCGTCACCTCGCTCAAGGTGGGCTACCCGCAGGACCCCACCAGCCAGATGGGCCCCATCATCGAACCCGCGAACGGCAAGCTCCTCAACGCGCTCACTACCCTGGGTGAGGGCGAAGACTGGGCCGTGGAACCGAAGAAGCTCGACGACACGGGCCGGCTTTGGAGCCCGGGCGTGCGCTACGGCGTCAAGCGCGGTTCCTACTTCCACCTCACCGAATTCTTCGGCCCCGTCCTGGGTGTGATGACCGCCGAAACCCTGGAAGAAGCCATCGCCATCCAGAACCAGATCGAGTACGGCCTCACAGCAGGCCTGCACTCGCTCAACTCCGAGGAACTGGGCATCTGGCTGGACACCATCCAGGCCGGCAACCTCTACGTCAACCGCGGCATCACCGGTGCCATCGTGCAGCGCCAGCCGTTCGGCGGCTGGAAGAAATCCGCCGTGGGCGCCGGGACCAAGGCCGGTGGCCCCAACTACCTTGCCGGCCTGGGCGACTGGGCACCTGCCACCAGCACCGCCACCGCCGCCGTGACCCACGCGGGTGTCCGCCGGATCCTCGACGCGGCCGGCCCCGCCATTGAGGCCGCCGGGTTGGAGTCCCTCCACCGGGCCCTGGCATCCGACGCCGCAGCCTGGGCTGAGGAGTTTGGCACCGCCAAGGACGTCTCAGGCTTGAGCGCGGAACGCAACATCTTCCGCTACCGGAACCTCCCCGTCACCATCCGCCTCTCCGAAGGTGCGCCGCTGGCACACCTCGTGCGGACCGTGGCGGCCGGTGTACTGGCAGGCTCGGCGCTCACCGTCTCCACCGGCGTCGAACTTCCCGCCCAACTGCGCGCCGTGCTCACCGCACAGGACATCGAGGTGACGGTGGAGTCCGACGCCGGCTGGCTGGCTTCGGCGGGACGCCTCGCCTCCGCGGGCAAGCTGTCCGGTGGCCGTATCCGCCTGATCGGCGGTGACGCCTCCGCGCTGGCCGATGCGACAGGCGGACGGCCCGATCTTGCGGTGTACGCGCACCCGGTCACGGAAGCCGGGCGCGTGGAGTTGCTGCCGTTCCTGCACGAGCAGGCCGTAAGCATCACTGCGCACCGGTTCGGAACCCCTAACCACCTCTCCGATGCCCTGATCTAG
- a CDS encoding LysR substrate-binding domain-containing protein has translation MFEPAQLRSFLAVADTLSFTKAAERLGLAQPTISQHIRKLETAAKRSLIARDTRDVRLTDNGDAMAGFARNILAAHDAAARYFSGSAMRGRLRFGTADDLAITGLPRILREFRQIYPQINLELTVGQSDQLYRKLNAGQLDLVFVKWVAGAKDGTVVQHDSFSWVGLEQTALEPGTPVPLIAYPSPSLSRKLAIDALEAHGRTWRITCTTRQISGVLAAVRAGIGVAVMPTSLVPEDLKIITRRFDLPAVGDVDFTLIRNPLANSEVIDALTQSIVGRTINRQT, from the coding sequence ATGTTTGAACCAGCCCAGCTGCGCTCCTTCCTGGCGGTGGCAGATACCCTGAGCTTTACCAAGGCCGCCGAGCGGCTGGGCCTGGCCCAGCCCACCATCAGCCAGCACATCCGCAAGCTTGAAACGGCCGCCAAACGCAGCCTGATCGCCCGGGATACCCGGGACGTGCGGCTCACCGACAACGGCGACGCCATGGCCGGATTCGCCCGGAATATCCTGGCGGCCCATGATGCCGCCGCGCGCTACTTTTCGGGCTCCGCAATGCGGGGGCGCCTTCGGTTTGGCACTGCGGACGATCTCGCCATCACCGGGCTTCCCCGCATCCTGCGCGAATTCCGGCAAATCTACCCGCAGATCAACCTGGAGCTCACGGTGGGGCAAAGCGACCAGCTCTACCGCAAACTCAATGCCGGCCAGCTGGACCTGGTCTTCGTGAAGTGGGTGGCCGGGGCGAAGGACGGCACGGTGGTCCAGCATGATTCGTTCTCCTGGGTGGGCCTTGAACAAACCGCACTGGAACCCGGGACACCCGTCCCGTTGATCGCCTACCCCTCCCCCAGCCTGAGCCGGAAACTGGCCATCGATGCACTGGAAGCCCATGGCCGGACCTGGCGGATTACCTGCACCACCCGCCAGATCAGCGGAGTCCTCGCGGCCGTCCGGGCGGGCATCGGCGTTGCCGTGATGCCGACGTCGCTGGTCCCCGAGGACCTGAAGATCATTACCCGGCGCTTCGATCTTCCGGCGGTGGGGGATGTGGACTTCACCCTGATCCGCAATCCGTTGGCGAACTCCGAGGTGATCGACGCCCTCACCCAATCGATCGTCGGCAGGACCATTAACCGGCAAACTTAA
- a CDS encoding MFS transporter, translating to MAPPPPSSASVTQPVIDAAGSSPPDNQTQPLAVVADRLPWRHTFISLRVPNFRIFAVGHFIAVIAIWMQRIAQDWLVLQLSGSVTAVGFTVALQFTPSLLLGPWGGMIADRFAKRKILILCQSMAAILAAALAVLALTGVIMVWHVYVIAFVLGLVTVLDQPARQVFVNELVGPTYLRNAISVNSTTFQLGGLIGPAIAGLLLTAVGAGWAFAANALACCSTVTMLLVLRKDQLYVSAPAPKSKGMLREGLRYALSKPTIYWPWLMAGFISVFAMSLPVLLAAFADHVYQVGAGGYGLLNALVALGALSGAVASTRRRQLRLRSVVFCAGMYGVMLCLATLAPSMVWFGAVMVLSGFWCLMFLTGSNQLVQVSSNMAIRGRVMSLYIMVLIGGQALGGPMLGWIAEHADPHAALLVSGGVPALAALTVGAVLARKGGLQLRMDLKCRRPLRIVSRHAGT from the coding sequence GTGGCACCCCCACCGCCTTCGTCGGCCTCCGTCACCCAGCCAGTCATCGACGCGGCGGGCTCATCGCCGCCGGACAACCAGACCCAGCCGCTCGCCGTCGTCGCTGACAGGCTCCCTTGGCGGCATACCTTCATCTCGCTACGGGTGCCCAACTTCCGGATCTTCGCCGTCGGCCACTTCATCGCAGTCATTGCCATCTGGATGCAGCGCATCGCCCAGGACTGGCTGGTGCTTCAGCTCTCCGGATCGGTGACCGCCGTGGGGTTCACGGTGGCACTGCAGTTCACGCCTTCCCTCCTGCTTGGGCCGTGGGGCGGCATGATCGCCGACCGGTTCGCCAAGCGGAAGATCCTCATCCTGTGCCAGAGCATGGCAGCGATCCTGGCGGCGGCCCTGGCCGTCCTTGCCCTCACGGGCGTGATCATGGTGTGGCATGTTTACGTCATCGCCTTCGTCCTGGGGCTGGTGACCGTCCTTGACCAGCCGGCACGCCAGGTGTTCGTCAACGAACTGGTGGGGCCCACGTATTTGCGGAACGCCATCAGCGTCAACTCCACCACGTTCCAGCTGGGCGGCTTGATTGGCCCGGCCATCGCGGGCCTGCTCCTGACGGCAGTGGGGGCGGGCTGGGCGTTCGCCGCCAATGCCCTGGCGTGCTGCTCAACGGTGACCATGCTCCTGGTCCTGCGCAAGGACCAGCTGTACGTCAGCGCCCCGGCACCCAAAAGCAAGGGCATGCTCCGCGAGGGGCTGCGCTACGCCCTGAGCAAGCCCACCATCTACTGGCCATGGCTCATGGCCGGGTTCATCTCAGTGTTCGCCATGAGCCTGCCTGTGCTGCTCGCCGCCTTCGCGGACCACGTCTATCAGGTGGGAGCCGGCGGCTATGGACTCCTCAACGCCCTGGTGGCACTCGGTGCCCTGTCCGGCGCCGTGGCGTCCACCCGGCGTCGGCAGCTCCGCCTGCGGTCCGTGGTGTTCTGCGCGGGGATGTACGGCGTGATGCTCTGCCTTGCAACCCTCGCACCGTCCATGGTGTGGTTCGGGGCCGTGATGGTGCTGTCCGGATTCTGGTGCCTGATGTTCCTCACCGGGTCCAACCAGCTGGTGCAGGTCAGCTCCAACATGGCGATCCGCGGCCGGGTGATGAGCCTGTACATCATGGTGTTGATCGGCGGCCAGGCGCTGGGAGGGCCCATGCTGGGCTGGATCGCCGAACACGCGGACCCGCACGCAGCGCTGCTGGTGTCCGGTGGCGTTCCGGCGCTGGCGGCCCTGACGGTGGGCGCAGTGCTGGCCCGCAAGGGCGGCCTGCAACTCCGGATGGACCTGAAGTGCCGGCGCCCACTGAGGATCGTCAGCCGCCACGCCGGCACCTAA